A section of the Acropora muricata isolate sample 2 chromosome 4, ASM3666990v1, whole genome shotgun sequence genome encodes:
- the LOC136913113 gene encoding RNA-binding protein RO60-like — MSATETPPQSQPLSSSQTQNEAGGFVWKVDDFERLRRFLVLGSEGGTYYAKERKVGEENAQALLRLIGEGRGPEAVKIIVDYSTEGRTAKQDPIILCLAICARSMHMETKRAAYAAITQVLRIPTHLFMFVELCETLSKPTSTGWGRAHRKAIQKWYTEKNPRNLAVAVTKYKRRNKWSHRDLFRLCHIKPKDPGIQFVVKYVMKGFDAVRQEADASEIGEDVVSVVNFLNAVEEAKWMDQDQLVQSIKQHGLVREHIPTQHLNTGKIWTALLEQMPMSAMIRNLGKMTRVGILEPKSEGAKRVCQMLKDVESIKGARVHPFSILLALNQYQAGQGDKGKLNWTPNQAIVTALDNAFYLAFKFVEPTYKRYLLAIDVSGSMSSSNCIGTSLTPRVASAAMAMLIARTEPQYHFVGFSNTLVPLNINSTQRLDTVIRTIDQVPMGGTDCAQPMIYARKKRLKVDVFIVYTDCETWAGPVHPSESLKRYRQESGIDAKLIVCAMTSNGFTLADPEDKGMLDMAGFDAAAPDVIKQFVLGL, encoded by the exons ATGTCAGCTACAGAAACGCCGCCACAGTCTCAACCGTTGTCGTCCAGCCAAACACAAAACGAAGCTGGCGGCTTTGTGTGGAAGGTGGACGACTTCGAAAGGTTGCGTCGCTTTCTCGTACTCGGAAGTGAAGGCGGAACGTATTACGCCAAGGAAAGGAAAGTGGGAGAAGAAAACGCTCAGGCCTTATTGAGACTCATCGGCGAAGGTCGAGGCCCCGAAGCCGTCAAAATCATCGTTGACTACAGCACCGAGGGTCGTACGGCTAAGCAAGATCCAATAATTTTGTGTCTGGCCATATGTGCTCGATCGATGCACATGGAAACAAAAAGAGCTGCATACGCAGCAATCACGCAAGTTTTACGAATTCCCACACATCTATTCATGTTTGTAGAACTGTGTGAAACACTGAGCAAACCAACTTCGACCGGCTGGGGTCGAGCGCACAGAAAAGCGATCCAGAAGTGGTACACCGAAAAGAATCCGCGAAATCTTGCCGTCGCCGTGACAAAATACAAACGGCGGAACAAATGGTCTCATCgtgacctttttcgcttgtgtCACATCAAACCTAAAGACCCAGGTATCCAGTTTGTTGTGAAGTATGTTATGAAAGGCTTTGATGCCGTGAGGCAAGAGGCAGACGCTTCTGAGATTGGCGAGGATGTTGTATCCGTAGTAAACTTCTTAAACGCAGTGGAGGAAGCCAAGTGGATGGACCAAGATCAGCTGGTGCAATCAATCAAACAACATGGGCTTGTTAGGGAACATATACCCACTCAACATCTCAACACAGGGAAG ATCTGGACAGCCCTTTTGGAACAGATGCCCATGAGTGCCATGATAAGAAATCTTGGTAAAATGACTAGAGTGGGAATACTTGAACCCAAGTCAGAGGGGGCAAAAAGAGTTTGTCAGATGTTAAAAGATGTGGAGAGCATCAAAGGTGCCCGTGTCCATCCATTTTCAATCCTCTTAGCCCTGAATCAGTACCAAGCTGGTCAGGGTGATAAAGGCAAACTCAATTGGACTCCAAACCAGGCCATTGTAACAGCTCTGGATAATGCTTTCTATCTGGCTTTCAAG TTCGTGGAGCCCACCTATAAGAGATACCTGTTAGCTATTGATGTCAGTGGTTCAATGTCATCCTCAAATTGCATTGGCACATCCCTTACTCCACGTGTAGCATCTGCTGCTATGGCAATGCTTATAGCACGCACAGAGCCACAGTATCACTTTGTTGGTTTCTCTAATACTTTGGTTCCTTTAAACATCAACTCCACTCAGAGACTTGATACTGTCATAAGGACCATTGACCAG GTTCCAATGGGAGGCACAGACTGTGCTCAGCCAATGATATATGCCCGAAAGAAGAGACTCAAGGTTGATGTCTTCATCGTGTACACTGATTGTGAGACCTGGGCTGGTCCAGTCCACCCCAGCGAATCACTCAAGAGATACAGGCAAGAGTCTGGTATCGATGCAAAACTGATTGTATGTGCAATGACATCCAATGGTTTCACATTGGCTGATCCCGAAGACAAAGGAATGCTAGACATGGCGGGGTTTGATGCGGCTGCCCCAGATGTCATTAAGCAATTTGTTCTTGGTTTATGA
- the LOC136913112 gene encoding RNA-binding protein RO60-like produces MAMAQQPAPDVEMASETPQSQPLSANQVRNEAGGFVWRVDDLERLRRFLVLGSEGGTYYATQQTVGQENAQALLRLIGEGRGPEAVKIIVEYSTEGRTAKQDPIILCLAICARSKHLETKRAAYAAITQVLRIPTHLFTFIDTCETLSQPTTGWGRAHRKAIQKWYTGKKPRNLAVAVTKYKQRNGWSHRDVLRLCHVKPQDPAIQFVLKYVIKGFEAVKEDAASAGVGQDLTAACTFLRGVEEAKTMNEEELVGAIRELGLAREHIPTNHLNSSKIWAALLEKMPMTAMIRNLGKMTNVGVLAPLSTGENKVCQMLRNEESLKGARVHPFSILLALKQYQAGQGDKGKLTWTPNQAIVTALDDAFYLAFKAVTPTNKRFLLAIDVSGSMSWGNCIGTSLTPRVASAAMAMLTARTERQYHFVGFSNTLVPLNINSTQRLDTVIRTIEQVPMGGTDCAQPMLYAIEKNLLVDVFIVYTDCETWAGSVHPSEALKRYRQECDIDAKLIVCAMTSNGFTLADPEDKGMLDMAGFDAAAPDVIKQFVLGF; encoded by the exons ATGGCAATGGCGCAACAACCAGCTCCTGATGTGGAAATGGCTTCTGAGACACCCCAATCTCAGCCGCTCTCAGCTAACCAAGTAAGAAATGAAGCTGGCGGCTTTGTGTGGAGGGTGGACGACTTGGAAAGGTTGCGTCGCTTTCTCGTACTCGGAAGTGAAGGCGGGACGTATTATGCCACCCAACAGACAGTGGGACAAGAAAACGCTCAAGCTTTATTGAGACTTATCGGCGAAGGTCGAGGCCCCGAAGCCGTCAAAATCATCGTTGAATACAGCACTGAAGGTCGTACAGCTAAGCAAGACCCAATAATCTTGTGTCTGGCGATATGTGCTCGATCGAAGCACTTGGAAACAAAAAGGGCTGCATACGCAGCAATCACGCAAGTTTTGCGAATTCCCACTCATCTGTTCACATTCATAGATACTTGCGAAACTCTGAGCCAACCGACAACTGGCTGGGGTCGAGCGCACAGAAAAGCGATCCAGAAGTGGTATACAGGCAAGAAACCGCGAAATCTTGCCGTGGCCGtgacaaaatacaaacaacggaATGGTTGGTCCCATCGTGATGTGCTTCGTTTATGTCACGTCAAACCCCAGGATCCAGCCATCCAGTTTGTGCTGAAGTATGTTATTAAGGGCTTTGAAGCCGTGAAGGAAGATGCAGCAAGTGCTGGGGTTGGCCAGGATTTAACAGCTGCGTGTACCTTCCTCAGGGGAGTAGAAGAGGCCAAGACAATGAACGAAGAAGAATTGGTGGGGGCTATAAGGGAACTCGGGCTTGCCAGGGAGCATATCCCAACGAACCACCTTAACTCCAGCAAG aTATGGGCAGCCCTCCTTGAAAAAATGCCCATGACTGCCATGATTAGAAATCTTGGCAAAATGACTAATGTTGGAGTACTGGCTCCTTTGTCTACTGGTGAAAACAAAGTGTGCCAGATGTTACGCAATGAAGAGAGCCTCAAAGGTGCCCGTGTCCATCCATTTTCAATCCTTTTAGCCCTGAAACAGTACCAAGCTGGTCAGGGTGATAAAGGCAAGCTTACCTGGACTCCTAACCAAGCTATCGTAACAGCTCTGGATGATGCATTTTATCTGGCATTCAAG GCAGTCACACCCACTAACAAGAGATTCCTCCTGGCTATCGATGTGAGTGGATCCATGTCTTGGGGGAATTGCATTGGCACATCCCTTACTCCACGTGTAGCATCTGCTGCTATGGCAATGCTTACAGCACGCACAGAGCGACAGTATCACTTTGTTGGTTTCTCTAATACTTTGGTTCCTTTAAACATTAACTCCACTCAGAGACTTGATACTGTCATAAGGACCATTGAGCAG GTACCCATGGGAGGCACTGACTGCGCCCAACCAATGCTCTATGCGATAGAAAAGAATCTTCTGGTGGACGTCTTCATCGTGTACACTGATTGTGAGACCTGGGCTGGTTCAGTCCACCCCAGCGAAGCACTAAAGAGATACAGGCAAGAGTGTGATATTGATGCAAAACTGATTGTGTGTGCAATGACATCCAATGGTTTCACATTGGCGGATCCCGAAGACAAAGGAATGCTAGACATGGCGGGGTTTGATGCGGCTGCGCCAGATGTCATTAAGCAATTTGTTCTTGGTTTCTAG
- the LOC136914673 gene encoding bcl-2-related ovarian killer protein-like — MLKSVTKRLKPFIEAKLNEEYVSIANDGNLYCLDYIEQRLKRSNIESGLAFIRPEVVSPEISSVSAKITEIGELLESSYPHLYNNVSKQLKVKLRSEVIVGDVFRNFGRELFRDGVTWCRIVSLFAFSASISTDCIVQGRPELVKTVLSCVRLYVLDHLAVWIRGQGGWIELTQKFKCIEKRYSLAFFVRWFGQSSRWMIKSTADTLKLLLYKVNEFIGLINSG, encoded by the exons ATGTTGAAGTCAGTGACCAAAAGGCTAAAACCTTTTATTGAAGCAAAACTTAACGAGGAATACGTCTCAATTGCGAACGATGGAAATTTATATTGCCTCGATTACATCGAGCAGCGACTGAAACGCTCAAATATAGAGTCTGGTCTTGCATTTATACGGCCAGAAGTGGTGTCTCCAGAAATATCCTCAGTTTCAGCGAAAATAACCGAGATCGGCGAGCTTCTGGAGTCTTCATACCCACATCTATACAACAATGTTTCAAAACAGCTCAAGGTTAAGCTGCGAAGCGAAGTGATCGTCGGTGACGTTTTTCGGAACTTTGGCCGCGAATTATTTCGTGACGGAGTTACTTGGTGTAGGATCGTTTCACTGTTTGCATTTTCTGCTTCTATAAGCACTGACTGCATCGTACAGGGCCGACCAGAACTGGTGAAAACCGTTTTAAGCTGTGTTCGACTTTACGTTTTGGACCATTTGGCTGTCTGGATTAGAGGACAGGGAGGATGG ATTGAATTGACACAGAAGTTCAAGTGTATCGAGAAGCGATATTCGCTGGCGTTTTTCGTGAGGTGGTTTGGCCAAAGCAGTAGATGGATGATCAAGTCAACTGCTGACACTTTGAAGTTGCTGCTTTATAAAGTAAATGAATTCATTGGGCTCATAAACAGTGGCTAG
- the LOC136913114 gene encoding RYamide receptor-like yields the protein MNSSVNESRCFFESDPTTYKIGTTVAYCLTFVVSLVGNSFIGIVVYKTASLRKPINFLIVNMAMSDLLYPIFLIPRRLSDLYQDSWLITGNLGVALCKLSPFLTDVSLVVSVQSLIFIAVDRLGAVLFPLRPPLISSKPCAVFVFISWIVAMAVMSPDLFVYNLRVYQGELVCFRDWRFVGDSSSWSRYAYAMNVVFVYIPIILLITLYSILLFALKSKKIPGQELTNAEKQRMKLNRKVTKMTIAIVSLFVFCWLPWSINLVLIIFTKGTLPCPFFTYWHITKVLSTLHCAVNPCICLTFSGNYRKALKDLFRPGNSGFGPSHRDVIILA from the coding sequence ATGAATTCATCAGTGAACGAGTCGCGCTGTTTCTTCGAGTCGGATCCCACAACCTACAAGATTGGAACAACAGTGGCTTACTGCCTCACGTTTGTCGTTTCTTTAGTCGGAAATTCCTTTATAGGAATTGTTGTTTACAAAACTGCATCTCTCAGAAAACCCATTAACTTCCTTATCGTCAACATGGCCATGTCCGACTTGCTGTATCCTATATTCTTAATTCCTCGTCGTCTTTCAGATTTGTACCAAGATTCCTGGCTCATCACAGGAAACCTCGGTGTAGCTTTGTGTAAGTTGAGTCCATTCTTAACCGACGTCTCATTAGTTGTATCTGTTCAGAGTCTAATTTTCATAGCAGTGGATCGCCTGGGAGCTGTCCTGTTTCCTCTCCGTCCACCACTAATCAGCTCTAAGCCCTGTGCTGTGTTTGTCTTCATTTCCTGGATCGTAGCAATGGCAGTTATGTCACCAGATCTCTTCGTATACAACCTCCGTGTCTACCAAGGAGAATTGGTTTGTTTTCGGGACTGGAGATTCGTGGGAGACTCCTCGTCATGGTCGCGTTACGCTTATGCCATGAATGTGGTGTTTGTTTATATTCCTATAATCCTTTTGATTACACTTTACTCGATCCTGCTTTTCGCACTCAAGTCAAAAAAGATACCAGGACAGGAATTGACAAATGCTGAGAAACAACGAATGAAACTAAACAGAAAAGTGACAAAAATGACCATTGCTATTGTGTCGCTGTTCGTATTCTGCTGGTTGCCATGGAGTATTAACTTGGTGCTTATCATCTTCACCAAAGGTACATTGCCTTGTCCTTTTTTCACGTATTGGCATATTACCAAGGTGTTATCAACCTTACATTGCGCCGTGAATCCTTGCATTTGTTTAACCTTCAGTGGAAACTACCGTAAAGCCCTCAAGGACCTTTTCAGGCCTGGCAATTCTGGGTTTGGACCATCGCACCGGGACGTAATAATACTAGCATAG